The following are encoded in a window of Staphylococcus piscifermentans genomic DNA:
- a CDS encoding YjiH family protein, whose amino-acid sequence MELQSDTQPAQSEKGVKMWRFYVFSFIGILCFFVPVTIGGTNTILVDHVHLWVRQLLGPAMPYVALLLILAGAGLPIVRQDFKKSVTDFIIVLFKVLGAVIGIMYVFKFGPALLFKQDYGPFLFDKLMLPLSILIPIGAVALSLLVGYGLLEYIGVLMQPVMRPLFKTPGKSAVDAVASFVGSYSLGLLITNRVYKDGMYNKKEAVIIATGFSTVSATFMVIVANTLGLMEHWNLFFWSTLVITFAVTAISAHLPPIRNESEEYYEGQEGDKEVEVDGSRFKAAYDEAKRQSHDSLPLLKNIWLNVKDGLEMTMAILPSILSIGFVGLLLANFTPIIDWLSYIFYPFIYIFPIGDKALLAKASAISIIEMFLPSLIAVKATMAVKFVTAITSISAIIFFSALVPCIMATDIKIPVWKLVFIWFIRVALTLLIAIPFALLIF is encoded by the coding sequence ATGGAACTCCAATCTGATACGCAACCCGCTCAAAGTGAAAAAGGGGTAAAAATGTGGCGGTTTTACGTATTCAGCTTTATTGGAATTCTTTGTTTCTTCGTTCCGGTAACTATCGGCGGCACGAACACGATTCTCGTAGACCATGTGCACTTATGGGTGCGACAGCTGCTCGGTCCGGCCATGCCTTATGTGGCATTGCTATTAATTTTAGCCGGGGCAGGCTTGCCGATCGTCAGACAAGATTTCAAGAAGTCAGTCACTGACTTTATTATTGTACTTTTTAAAGTACTTGGAGCAGTCATTGGTATCATGTATGTATTTAAATTTGGTCCAGCATTACTGTTCAAACAAGATTACGGTCCGTTTTTATTCGACAAACTGATGTTGCCATTAAGTATTTTGATTCCGATTGGTGCAGTCGCACTTTCATTATTAGTAGGCTACGGTTTACTAGAATACATCGGGGTTTTGATGCAGCCGGTTATGCGTCCATTATTCAAGACGCCGGGTAAATCAGCGGTTGATGCAGTGGCTTCTTTCGTAGGGAGTTACTCATTAGGATTGTTGATTACGAACCGTGTATATAAAGATGGAATGTATAACAAGAAAGAAGCGGTGATTATTGCAACCGGCTTCTCAACAGTATCTGCTACTTTCATGGTTATCGTAGCGAATACATTAGGCTTAATGGAACACTGGAATTTATTCTTCTGGAGTACTTTAGTGATTACATTTGCAGTAACTGCTATTTCGGCACACTTACCGCCGATTCGCAATGAATCAGAAGAATATTATGAAGGCCAAGAAGGCGATAAAGAAGTGGAAGTAGATGGCAGTCGTTTCAAAGCAGCTTACGATGAAGCGAAACGCCAATCACATGATTCACTTCCATTGCTGAAAAATATTTGGCTGAATGTCAAAGATGGACTTGAGATGACGATGGCGATTTTACCATCTATTCTATCCATCGGTTTTGTCGGGTTATTACTGGCAAACTTCACGCCGATTATTGATTGGTTAAGTTACATTTTCTATCCATTTATCTATATCTTCCCGATAGGTGATAAAGCATTGTTGGCCAAAGCGTCGGCAATCTCAATTATTGAAATGTTCTTGCCGTCATTAATCGCGGTGAAAGCGACAATGGCTGTGAAATTTGTAACTGCAATTACAAGTATTTCTGCAATTATTTTCTTCTCTGCATTAGTACCTTGTATTATGGCCACAGATATTAAAATCCCAGTGTGGAAATTAGTATTTATCTGGTTTATTCGTGTGGCGTTGACACTATTGATTGCGATTCCATTCGCTCTACTTATTTTTTAA